In a genomic window of Flavobacteriales bacterium:
- the fucP gene encoding L-fucose:H+ symporter permease, with protein MSNASQRTAVVLVTSLFFLWALAHNLNPILIPHLRKALQLNDMRSALVDSAFFIAYFVMALPAGALMRRYGYRMGIIGGLLLFATGTFLFWPAATMRSYPFFLSALFIIASGLTFLETAANPYISVLGDPATASRRLNFAQAFNGLGAALAAFFGGRFILSGKELNEEDLKTMAPDALEAYFTHEALAVRVPYLIIGLVVLVAAVLFLRAHLPEITEESNGQQRSAKAWRRLKLGVVAQFCYVGAQVGVASFFIRFAGKVAGIPEQDAAFLLSIGLLLFMSGRFIGTALMRWIRPPALLATCAVIDMALICAAVLASGSTAVIALLGVQLFMSIMFPTIFSLSIDGLGRDTKLGSSLLVMSIVGGAIVPPIMGAISDRHGLQLAYLAPLVCFIVVLLFARAMREPLSA; from the coding sequence ATGAGCAACGCATCGCAACGCACGGCCGTAGTCCTGGTGACCTCGCTCTTCTTCCTATGGGCGTTGGCGCACAACCTCAACCCCATCCTCATCCCGCATCTGCGCAAAGCACTTCAGCTGAACGATATGCGCAGCGCGCTCGTGGACAGCGCCTTCTTCATCGCCTACTTCGTCATGGCCCTGCCGGCCGGAGCGCTGATGAGGCGCTATGGATACCGCATGGGCATTATCGGCGGTCTGTTGCTCTTCGCCACGGGCACCTTCCTCTTCTGGCCTGCGGCGACCATGCGTTCGTACCCGTTCTTCTTGAGCGCGCTCTTCATCATCGCCAGCGGCCTCACCTTCCTGGAAACGGCTGCCAACCCGTACATCAGCGTGCTCGGTGATCCGGCCACAGCATCGCGACGGCTCAACTTCGCGCAAGCGTTCAACGGCCTGGGCGCAGCGCTCGCGGCATTCTTCGGTGGCCGCTTCATCCTCAGCGGCAAGGAGCTGAATGAGGAGGATCTGAAGACCATGGCACCGGATGCGCTCGAGGCCTACTTCACGCACGAGGCGCTGGCCGTGCGCGTGCCCTATCTGATCATCGGGCTCGTGGTTCTGGTAGCCGCCGTGCTTTTCCTGCGCGCGCACCTGCCGGAGATCACCGAAGAGTCGAACGGCCAGCAGCGCAGCGCGAAGGCCTGGCGACGCCTGAAGCTGGGCGTGGTGGCGCAGTTCTGCTACGTGGGCGCGCAGGTGGGCGTGGCCAGCTTCTTCATCCGCTTCGCGGGAAAGGTCGCTGGCATCCCCGAGCAGGATGCGGCCTTCCTGCTGAGCATCGGCCTGCTGCTCTTCATGTCTGGCCGATTCATCGGCACCGCGCTGATGAGGTGGATCCGACCGCCAGCACTGCTCGCGACATGCGCTGTGATCGACATGGCCTTGATCTGCGCGGCCGTGCTGGCCAGTGGCTCTACCGCCGTGATCGCCCTGCTCGGCGTGCAACTCTTCATGAGCATCATGTTCCCGACGATCTTCTCGTTGAGCATCGATGGGCTTGGCCGAGATACCAAGCTGGGCTCCTCATTGCTGGTGATGAGCATCGTGGGCGGAGCCATCGTCCCACCCATCATGGGAGCGATCAGCGACAGGCATGGCCTCCAGCTCGCCTACCTCGCGCCGCTGGTGTGCTTCATCGTCGTGCTGCTCTTCGCCCGTGCCATGCGCGAACCGCTGAGCGCATGA
- a CDS encoding adenylyltransferase/cytidyltransferase family protein — MPRVFVSGCFDLLHSGHVAFLKSAAEYGELHVCIGSDATIHALKRRWTVNEQNERRYMLEALSCVHAVHIGSGSGQMDFVPEFERVKPDVLVVNNDGHAEAKAELCRKHGARYVVLERTPAHGLKARSTTALREESTIPFRLDLAGGWLDQPYVSKHHPGSVLTISVEPSHDFSDRSGMSSSTRRKAIELWRTHLPDGDREQQARILFSYENPPGTQVISGSQDSIGIVHPGLNRLDYEGGYWPERIESVQDEAVLAFIEEHLQLLPLSPRDESFSVLQGTRIDAAGAKALADAADDCWSALLAKDARAFGNAVRRSFDAQVAMFPNMVDDSIRATIEAHADKALGWKLSGAGGGGYLILVRKEPLPGSLRITIRRSGW, encoded by the coding sequence ATGCCCCGCGTGTTCGTCTCCGGTTGCTTCGACCTGCTGCACAGCGGGCATGTGGCCTTCCTGAAGAGCGCAGCGGAATACGGTGAGCTGCATGTGTGCATCGGCAGCGATGCGACCATCCACGCCCTGAAGCGGCGCTGGACCGTGAACGAGCAGAACGAACGCAGGTACATGCTGGAGGCCCTTTCCTGCGTCCATGCCGTGCACATCGGCTCAGGTAGCGGCCAGATGGACTTCGTGCCTGAATTCGAGCGCGTGAAGCCGGATGTGCTCGTGGTGAACAACGACGGGCATGCCGAAGCGAAGGCCGAGCTGTGCCGCAAACATGGTGCGCGTTATGTGGTGCTCGAGCGCACGCCAGCTCACGGATTGAAGGCGCGCAGCACCACCGCACTGCGCGAAGAGAGCACCATCCCATTCCGCCTGGATCTCGCTGGCGGATGGCTCGACCAGCCGTATGTGTCGAAGCATCATCCCGGCAGCGTGCTCACCATCAGCGTGGAGCCCTCGCACGACTTCTCCGACCGCAGCGGCATGAGCAGCAGCACGCGGCGCAAGGCCATCGAGCTCTGGCGCACGCACCTGCCCGATGGCGACCGCGAGCAGCAGGCACGCATCCTCTTCAGCTACGAGAACCCGCCGGGCACCCAGGTGATCAGCGGCTCACAGGACAGCATCGGCATCGTGCACCCTGGACTGAACCGGTTGGACTATGAAGGCGGATACTGGCCCGAACGCATCGAGAGCGTGCAGGATGAAGCGGTGCTCGCCTTCATCGAAGAACATCTGCAGCTGCTGCCCTTGTCGCCGCGCGACGAGAGCTTCAGCGTGCTGCAAGGCACGCGCATCGATGCCGCCGGAGCGAAGGCATTGGCCGATGCTGCCGACGATTGCTGGAGCGCGTTGCTCGCCAAGGATGCTCGCGCGTTCGGAAATGCCGTCCGTCGCTCGTTCGATGCGCAGGTGGCGATGTTCCCCAACATGGTGGACGACAGCATCCGCGCGACCATCGAAGCGCACGCCGACAAGGCCCTCGGCTGGAAGCTCAGCGGCGCTGGCGGCGGTGGCTATTTGATCCTCGTGCGGAAGGAGCCGCTGCCTGGATCTCTGCGCATCACCATCAGAAGAAGCGGATGGTGA
- a CDS encoding carboxypeptidase regulatory-like domain-containing protein translates to MRTSSFLHLLGAMALAGTLTAQNLGEVRGRVFDTEGTTLPMASVYTRVNGELFGTTTDLDGRFVLKPLAPGNYAITISYSGKQPCEYASVAVVADRASYLPDTRLRGMELPPVVIHGTIRPLIEKDDPSRMTLLAAEIAKDPNIRNPVQFLGKTFAGVTPAPNGDGLYFRGSRTENMATFLDGVKIPGAVPSIPPSAISSVSVYTGGLPARYGDVTGGVVVIETKSYAEMVQHARRMAEVRAEEEGDTFD, encoded by the coding sequence ATGCGCACCTCTTCCTTCCTCCACCTGCTCGGCGCCATGGCGCTCGCAGGCACTCTCACCGCCCAGAACCTCGGCGAGGTCCGTGGCCGTGTGTTTGACACAGAGGGCACCACCTTGCCGATGGCCAGCGTGTACACCAGGGTCAATGGCGAGCTCTTCGGCACCACCACCGACCTCGATGGACGCTTCGTGCTCAAGCCGCTCGCGCCAGGGAACTACGCGATCACCATCTCCTATTCCGGCAAGCAGCCTTGCGAATACGCCAGCGTGGCCGTGGTCGCCGACCGCGCATCCTACCTGCCTGATACCAGGTTGCGCGGCATGGAGCTCCCACCGGTTGTGATCCATGGCACCATCAGGCCCTTGATCGAGAAGGACGACCCCAGCCGCATGACCCTGCTCGCGGCGGAGATCGCCAAGGATCCCAACATCCGCAACCCGGTGCAGTTCCTGGGCAAGACCTTCGCGGGCGTGACCCCCGCTCCCAACGGCGACGGATTGTACTTCCGCGGCTCGCGCACCGAGAACATGGCCACCTTCCTCGATGGCGTGAAGATTCCAGGCGCTGTGCCCAGCATACCGCCCTCGGCCATCAGCAGCGTGAGCGTGTACACCGGCGGACTTCCCGCGCGCTATGGCGACGTGACCGGTGGCGTGGTGGTGATTGAGACCAAGAGCTATGCGGAGATGGTGCAGCACGCCCGGCGCATGGCCGAGGTCCGTGCAGAGGAAGAAGGCGATACGTTTGACTGA
- a CDS encoding sigma-70 family RNA polymerase sigma factor: MLLRRRASAQGTDEELVLACKGGHQPALATLWDRYAHLLYGVGMKYLKDPDRAKDQVVELFASLPQLLAKHQVERFRPWVHTVMRNRCLLALRGDGRHARLDDAHLEDLINDANEEASLREATLQQLEAAIAQLNDAQRDCINRFHLERLSYHETSARTGFTIEQVRSHLQNGRRNLRLMLLRHADQNA, from the coding sequence ATGCTGCTGCGCCGAAGAGCCTCCGCACAAGGCACCGACGAGGAGCTGGTGCTCGCCTGCAAGGGCGGGCACCAGCCGGCGTTGGCGACCCTGTGGGACCGATACGCGCACCTGCTCTACGGCGTGGGCATGAAATACCTGAAGGATCCCGATCGCGCCAAGGATCAAGTGGTGGAGCTCTTCGCATCGCTGCCGCAGCTGCTTGCCAAGCATCAGGTCGAGCGCTTCCGCCCGTGGGTGCATACGGTGATGCGCAACCGCTGCCTGCTCGCGCTCCGAGGCGATGGCCGCCATGCCCGGTTGGACGATGCGCACCTGGAAGACCTCATCAACGATGCCAACGAGGAAGCCTCGCTGCGAGAAGCCACCTTGCAACAGCTCGAGGCCGCCATCGCCCAGCTCAATGATGCGCAGCGGGACTGCATCAACCGGTTTCACCTTGAACGATTGAGCTATCACGAGACTTCCGCCCGCACGGGCTTCACCATCGAGCAGGTCCGCAGCCACCTCCAGAACGGCCGCCGCAACCTGCGCCTCATGCTCCTTCGCCATGCCGACCAGAACGCTTGA
- a CDS encoding M28 family peptidase, with protein sequence MTRSLLLFTALLPSLSSAQFTSISCTDAEALQAMKGQHDPADYAASLVIDDPDEIICALRTAVSADSLRAHLDRIVSFGTRHTYSDTLSANTGIGAARRWAMSKLQQWSTLNEDRLLPSYIRFDYANEPLNCGSGQDWRNVIAVLPGSSTANHRVIIIEAHLDSRCADNCDPECDAQGAEDNGSGSALVLELARVMSRYTFPHTLVFMLTTGEEHGLLGARAMAQFCQQQSIAIKGVLNNDIVGGILCGETASPPGCGVVNEVDSLQFRVFSHTASRGLARMIRLSYDEKLGSAVPVPTLISVMDREDRVGRGSDHIPFREAGWPAVRFTAANEHGDGDPSEEGYDDRQHTSDDILGLDLNGDGTLDTLFVDFNYLARNTVINGASATLLAHGPGMPTFALLDEPTGLRAQITGLPEHVAFRIGVRGTQSTGDFESVYRTAQTSYLVPNLQSPGVYYVSVAGIDAQGITSIFTAEQVRANDAATPQAPVDDLPYGLGCTPIGIAESRDALNVLIAMPNPFHGRTELRIDRAVSGSAELLVHDGRGRLVLRQPIGAGDAGRTIALRADLSAGPYRCTLMERGRAIAATKLIALD encoded by the coding sequence ATGACACGCTCCTTGCTCCTGTTCACCGCGCTGCTCCCGTCGCTTTCATCCGCGCAGTTCACCAGCATCAGCTGCACGGATGCCGAGGCGCTGCAGGCCATGAAGGGCCAGCATGACCCGGCGGATTATGCCGCATCCCTGGTGATCGATGATCCGGATGAGATCATCTGCGCGCTGCGCACTGCAGTGAGCGCCGATTCCCTGAGGGCGCACCTCGATCGCATCGTCTCCTTCGGAACGCGCCACACTTACAGCGATACGCTCAGCGCCAACACTGGGATCGGGGCCGCCCGGCGCTGGGCCATGTCCAAGCTCCAGCAATGGAGCACCTTGAATGAGGACCGCCTGCTCCCCTCCTACATCCGCTTCGATTACGCGAACGAGCCCCTGAACTGCGGAAGCGGACAGGATTGGCGCAACGTGATCGCCGTGCTGCCTGGATCGAGCACGGCCAATCATCGTGTGATCATCATCGAGGCGCACCTCGACAGCCGCTGCGCGGACAACTGCGATCCCGAATGCGATGCGCAAGGCGCTGAGGACAACGGCAGCGGCAGCGCACTGGTGCTGGAGCTCGCGCGCGTGATGAGCCGCTACACCTTCCCGCACACGCTCGTGTTCATGCTCACCACCGGCGAAGAGCACGGATTGCTGGGCGCACGAGCCATGGCGCAGTTCTGCCAGCAGCAATCGATCGCGATCAAGGGCGTGCTCAACAACGACATCGTGGGCGGCATCCTTTGCGGCGAAACGGCTTCGCCGCCTGGCTGCGGCGTGGTGAACGAGGTGGACAGCCTTCAATTCCGCGTCTTCTCGCACACGGCATCGCGTGGACTGGCGCGCATGATCCGCCTCAGCTACGATGAGAAGCTGGGCAGCGCCGTCCCGGTGCCCACCCTCATCAGCGTGATGGACCGAGAGGACCGCGTGGGCCGGGGCAGCGACCACATCCCCTTCCGAGAAGCGGGCTGGCCAGCCGTGCGCTTCACCGCCGCGAATGAGCATGGCGATGGCGATCCGAGCGAGGAGGGCTATGATGACCGGCAGCACACAAGCGACGACATCCTCGGGCTCGACCTGAATGGCGATGGCACGCTCGACACGCTCTTCGTGGACTTCAACTACCTCGCCCGCAACACGGTGATCAACGGCGCTTCGGCCACCCTGCTTGCGCATGGGCCGGGAATGCCCACCTTCGCTCTGCTCGATGAGCCCACCGGACTGCGCGCGCAGATCACCGGCCTGCCGGAGCACGTTGCCTTCCGCATCGGCGTTCGTGGCACCCAGAGCACAGGCGACTTCGAATCGGTTTACCGCACCGCGCAAACGAGCTACCTGGTCCCCAATCTGCAATCGCCCGGAGTGTACTATGTGAGCGTGGCCGGCATCGACGCGCAAGGGATCACGAGCATCTTCACCGCCGAGCAGGTCCGCGCCAACGATGCCGCAACGCCTCAGGCGCCGGTGGACGATCTTCCATACGGATTGGGATGTACGCCCATCGGCATCGCGGAATCGCGCGATGCGCTGAACGTGCTCATCGCCATGCCCAATCCATTCCATGGGCGAACAGAGCTTCGCATCGATCGGGCCGTATCAGGCAGCGCGGAGCTGCTCGTGCACGACGGGCGCGGACGGTTGGTTCTCCGGCAGCCGATCGGCGCAGGTGACGCTGGCCGCACCATCGCATTGCGCGCTGATTTGAGCGCGGGGCCGTACCGATGCACGCTGATGGAGCGCGGGCGCGCGATCGCCGCGACCAAGCTCATCGCCCTCGACTAG
- a CDS encoding GNAT family N-acetyltransferase, whose translation MLPIPTLAGLTSERLRFRPLSLADADWWMDYLNDAEAIRFMPFTIGSRSDCMAMIQRSLDRYAADGSGLHAICLRESSVPIGQCGLLTQVVDGIDELEIGYHLLPQDWGHGFATEAAAACKRFASQQRLAASVISLIDPENHRSQQVARRNGMRPEKRTEHRGVEAIVFRASLT comes from the coding sequence ATGCTCCCCATCCCAACGTTGGCGGGCCTCACCTCTGAGCGCCTCCGGTTCAGGCCGCTGTCGCTGGCCGATGCCGATTGGTGGATGGACTACCTGAATGACGCCGAAGCGATCCGCTTCATGCCTTTCACCATAGGCAGCAGGAGCGATTGCATGGCCATGATCCAGCGCTCCCTCGACCGGTACGCGGCGGATGGCAGCGGCCTTCATGCGATCTGCTTGAGGGAATCCAGCGTCCCGATCGGTCAATGCGGGCTGCTCACCCAAGTGGTGGACGGCATCGATGAGCTGGAGATCGGCTACCATTTGCTGCCGCAGGATTGGGGACACGGCTTCGCCACGGAAGCGGCCGCTGCCTGCAAACGGTTCGCAAGTCAGCAACGGCTCGCGGCCTCGGTGATATCGTTGATCGATCCGGAAAACCACCGCAGCCAGCAGGTGGCCCGCAGGAATGGCATGCGACCGGAGAAGCGCACCGAGCACCGTGGCGTCGAAGCGATCGTGTTCCGCGCATCGTTGACTTGA
- a CDS encoding sterol desaturase family protein, with amino-acid sequence MKHIILAIPAFFVLMGIELAWSAYSHRKAYRFNDFVANLGCGIGSQVVGAFTKAGILAIYLAVYDDWRLFTLPSTALTWLLAFLLVDLLYYWFHRLSHEVNFLWAAHIVHHQSEEYNLSVALRQSWWQGLFSFWFYAPIALLGVHPAVIVSVAAINTLYQFWIHTKAIGRMGPFERLFNTPSHHRVHHGSDPKYIDRNHAGTLIIWDKLFGTFQREEEEPVYGITAPLRSWDPLTANFHYWGDLFHLARRCRSLKDKVLVFIKPPGWRPDYLGGFDGPKAKDRATYRKFDTRVSDAANAYVAVQFALLLAITSFFLFQQDKLSLLAQWTTAALIGWWVMNLGVMLEAHRWAVLSETGRVVLVGLATALVLPVAPSPWNLIAAGTITSLSLLHLLLVMRSRTLAP; translated from the coding sequence GTGAAGCACATCATCCTCGCCATCCCGGCCTTCTTCGTGCTCATGGGCATCGAGCTGGCGTGGAGCGCGTATTCGCACAGGAAGGCGTACCGCTTCAACGACTTCGTGGCGAACCTCGGCTGCGGCATCGGATCGCAAGTGGTAGGCGCCTTCACCAAGGCGGGAATCCTCGCCATCTACCTGGCCGTTTACGACGATTGGCGGCTCTTCACCCTGCCCAGCACCGCGCTCACCTGGCTGCTGGCCTTCCTGCTGGTGGACCTGCTGTACTACTGGTTCCACCGGCTCAGCCACGAAGTCAACTTCCTCTGGGCCGCGCACATCGTGCATCACCAGAGCGAAGAATACAACCTGAGCGTAGCGCTGCGGCAGAGCTGGTGGCAAGGGCTATTCAGCTTCTGGTTCTATGCGCCCATCGCGCTGCTCGGCGTGCATCCCGCGGTGATCGTCTCCGTGGCCGCGATCAACACATTGTACCAGTTCTGGATCCACACCAAGGCCATCGGTCGCATGGGGCCTTTCGAGCGGCTCTTCAATACGCCGAGCCACCACCGCGTCCACCACGGCAGCGATCCGAAGTACATCGACCGCAATCACGCCGGCACGCTCATCATCTGGGACAAGCTCTTCGGCACCTTCCAGCGCGAAGAGGAGGAGCCGGTGTACGGGATCACCGCGCCTTTGCGGAGCTGGGACCCGCTCACCGCCAACTTCCACTATTGGGGCGATCTTTTCCATCTGGCGCGCCGTTGCCGCAGCCTGAAGGACAAGGTGCTGGTCTTCATCAAGCCACCGGGCTGGCGCCCCGATTACCTCGGCGGCTTCGATGGCCCCAAGGCGAAGGATCGCGCCACCTACCGCAAATTCGATACGCGCGTGAGCGATGCGGCGAATGCATACGTCGCTGTGCAATTCGCGCTCCTGCTCGCCATCACGAGCTTCTTCCTTTTCCAGCAGGACAAGCTGAGCCTCCTGGCGCAGTGGACCACGGCTGCTTTGATCGGCTGGTGGGTGATGAACCTGGGCGTGATGCTCGAGGCGCACCGCTGGGCAGTGCTCAGCGAGACCGGGCGGGTGGTGCTCGTGGGCCTCGCGACCGCATTGGTCCTCCCCGTCGCACCATCGCCGTGGAACCTGATCGCCGCCGGGACCATCACATCGCTCTCATTGCTGCATCTCTTGCTGGTGATGCGCAGCCGAACGCTGGCACCGTGA
- a CDS encoding phenylalanine--tRNA ligase subunit beta, translating into MRISWNWLKRYIDTGLSPQQAAAVLTSTGLEVEGVIAHEPVKGMLAGVVVGEVLECAKHPDADRLSLTVVDVGQGEPLRIVCGAPNVAAGQKVLVATVGCTLNLTDGTSIVIKKSKIRGQESNGMICAEDELGIGKSHKGILILDPSAVPGTPAAAQLGLVSDHVLEIGLTPNRTDAMGHAGVARDLIAAINYREGQALELKLPDVSAYAQDDEARTVKVEVKDALACPRYCGVTLTQVKVAPSPKWLQDRLLAIGLKPINNVVDVTNYVQHELGQPLHAFDADRLEGGRIIVRKASADEPFVTLDNLERKLHADDLVIADASRPACIAGVFGGAMSGVSEATTAVFLECACFDPAHVRRTARRHGLNTDASFRFERGVDPEITVYALKRAAMLIQEVSGARISSGITDMDHGRRSRAEVKMRFAEVERLTGISIAADAIVRVLELLDFRVLDRNAHSLTVQVPAYRVDVSRPADVIEEILRIHGFDRVPVPARLMAPPVLHGALTLESLRREMGAHLAARGFREIMTPSLVSTERSVNSGVAGTAGLIRLSNPLSSELDALRPALLFGALQAIAHNANRQQRDLRFFERGRVYAASANGSRETEALSLALTGKRWRENWRSTDRLADRTDAQEEIEAILARLGLLMQAHWVDCEHALLDAAAELHVHERRIGVLGAVKQKELKASDVGQPVLYAELHEEALLDACRANAVAYAEVPRFPSVRRDLSLLLPDATRFDELKRVAMGAECKLLRDVSLFDVYQGDKLPAGKKSYALSFILQDAEKTLTDEQVEKAMGRIRAALEKEAAAEMRGWGTVPR; encoded by the coding sequence ATGCGCATCTCCTGGAATTGGCTCAAGCGATACATCGATACCGGCCTGTCCCCGCAGCAAGCGGCCGCAGTGCTCACCAGCACCGGCCTTGAAGTGGAGGGGGTCATTGCGCATGAGCCGGTGAAAGGCATGCTGGCCGGCGTGGTGGTGGGTGAAGTGCTCGAGTGCGCCAAGCATCCCGATGCCGATCGGCTCAGCCTCACCGTGGTTGATGTCGGCCAGGGCGAACCATTGCGGATCGTATGCGGCGCGCCGAATGTCGCCGCCGGGCAGAAGGTGCTCGTGGCCACCGTGGGCTGCACCTTGAACCTGACCGATGGCACGTCCATCGTCATCAAGAAGAGCAAGATCCGCGGGCAGGAGAGCAACGGCATGATCTGCGCTGAGGATGAATTGGGCATCGGCAAGAGCCACAAGGGCATCCTCATCCTTGATCCTTCAGCAGTGCCCGGCACGCCCGCTGCGGCGCAGCTTGGCTTAGTCAGCGATCACGTGCTCGAGATCGGCCTCACCCCCAACCGCACCGACGCCATGGGCCATGCGGGCGTGGCGCGCGACCTCATCGCGGCGATCAACTACCGCGAAGGGCAGGCCCTGGAATTGAAGCTGCCCGATGTCTCGGCCTATGCGCAGGACGATGAGGCCCGCACGGTGAAGGTGGAAGTGAAGGATGCGCTGGCCTGTCCACGCTATTGCGGCGTCACGCTCACGCAGGTGAAGGTGGCGCCCTCGCCCAAGTGGCTGCAGGACCGCCTGCTGGCCATCGGCCTGAAGCCGATCAACAACGTGGTGGATGTGACGAACTACGTTCAGCACGAGCTCGGCCAGCCCCTGCACGCCTTCGATGCCGATCGGCTCGAGGGCGGACGGATCATCGTTCGCAAGGCCTCAGCAGATGAGCCTTTCGTAACACTGGACAACCTTGAGCGCAAGCTTCACGCCGATGACCTGGTGATCGCCGACGCGAGCAGGCCGGCCTGCATTGCGGGCGTATTCGGCGGAGCGATGAGCGGCGTGAGCGAGGCCACCACCGCGGTGTTCTTGGAATGCGCCTGCTTCGACCCCGCCCATGTGCGGCGCACGGCACGACGGCATGGATTGAACACCGATGCCTCCTTCCGCTTCGAGCGCGGCGTCGATCCTGAGATCACCGTGTACGCGTTGAAGCGGGCGGCAATGCTCATTCAGGAAGTGAGCGGCGCGCGCATCTCGTCGGGCATCACGGACATGGATCATGGCCGTCGCAGCCGCGCCGAGGTGAAGATGCGCTTCGCTGAGGTGGAGCGCCTCACGGGCATCTCCATCGCCGCCGATGCGATCGTGCGCGTGCTTGAGCTGCTCGATTTCCGCGTGCTTGACCGCAACGCGCATTCGCTGACGGTGCAGGTGCCCGCCTATCGTGTGGATGTATCGCGCCCAGCCGATGTGATCGAGGAGATCCTGCGCATCCATGGATTCGATCGGGTGCCGGTGCCCGCGCGCCTGATGGCTCCGCCGGTGCTGCACGGGGCGCTCACGCTCGAATCGCTTCGCCGGGAGATGGGTGCGCACCTGGCCGCGCGCGGCTTCCGAGAGATCATGACGCCTTCGTTGGTGAGCACAGAGCGGAGCGTCAACAGTGGCGTCGCTGGAACCGCTGGGCTCATCCGGCTCAGCAATCCGCTCAGTTCAGAGCTCGATGCGTTGCGGCCTGCGCTTCTCTTCGGCGCCCTGCAGGCGATCGCCCACAACGCGAACCGCCAGCAACGCGACCTGCGCTTCTTCGAACGGGGACGCGTGTACGCCGCCTCTGCCAACGGTTCGCGCGAAACGGAAGCACTGTCGCTGGCCCTCACCGGCAAGCGTTGGCGCGAGAACTGGCGCAGCACCGACCGTCTCGCCGATCGCACGGACGCTCAGGAAGAGATCGAGGCGATCCTGGCTCGGCTCGGCCTTCTCATGCAAGCGCACTGGGTGGATTGCGAGCATGCATTGCTCGATGCGGCGGCTGAGCTGCACGTTCATGAGCGAAGGATAGGAGTATTGGGCGCCGTGAAGCAGAAAGAGCTCAAGGCCTCCGATGTGGGGCAGCCGGTGCTCTATGCGGAACTGCATGAGGAGGCGCTGCTCGATGCCTGCCGTGCCAACGCCGTCGCTTATGCCGAGGTGCCGCGCTTCCCGAGCGTGCGCCGTGACCTGAGCCTGTTGCTCCCCGACGCCACGCGCTTCGATGAGCTCAAGCGAGTGGCCATGGGCGCCGAGTGCAAGCTGCTGCGCGACGTGAGCCTCTTCGATGTGTACCAAGGCGACAAGCTGCCCGCCGGCAAGAAGAGCTATGCGCTCAGCTTCATCCTGCAGGACGCGGAGAAGACGCTGACCGATGAGCAAGTGGAGAAGGCCATGGGCAGGATTCGCGCCGCGCTGGAGAAGGAGGCGGCGGCAGAGATGCGAGGTTGGGGAACCGTTCCCCGATAA